From a single Oreochromis niloticus isolate F11D_XX linkage group LG3, O_niloticus_UMD_NMBU, whole genome shotgun sequence genomic region:
- the LOC112841627 gene encoding uncharacterized protein LOC112841627: protein MGQKLDTLRYRSGVAPVFVTATDVSWLYPDRATMAAHSVTPPSVPTKQEKCYDPHNKTLKFVDGEDDLDFLYEDFRSLRAQMSCGHAVTPTSLTNWCRRLLDQGESRFVCGGSGCSAEWTFAEVCKMALLDPQEKEYFQKNMEFNASRQTLTTKLCPGCRSAVTRKNGSDLNVPCKVCTAVKGRLFEFCWQCSREWKGARPRKDRCGNHGCCNPSLETLKKCPNITLYSVKECPSVRACPTCGLLLEHSKKACPSVDCPRCDVTFCFVCLKRSGKCQMTRCIPAPRQKSIPVWKKK from the exons ATGGGTCAGAAGCTCGACACCTTACGTTACCGATCAGGTGTTGCTCCGGTGTTCGTCACCGCAACAGATGTCTCTTGGCTGTATCCAGACAGAGCGACGATGGCGGCTCACAG TGTGACGCCCCCAAGCGTGCCAACAAAACAGGAGAAGTGTTACGACCCTCACAACAAAACACTTAAATTTGTCGATGGAGAGGATGATTTGGACT TCTTGTATGAAGACTTCAGATCTCTCAGAGCTCAGATGTCCTGTGGTCACGCTGTGACCCCGACCTCTCTCACCAACTGGTGTCGCAGGTTGTTGGACCAG GGTGAAAGCAGGTTTGTGTGTGGAGGGTCTGGCTGTAGTGCTGAGTGGACTTTTGCAGAGGTTTGTAAAATGGCTCTTCTGGACCCTCAAGAAAAAGAGTACTTTCAAAAAAACATGGAATTTAACGCTTCCAGGCAGACACTTACTACTAAGTTG TGTCCTGGATGCAGATCTGCTGTGACGAGAAAGAATGGATCAGATTTGAATGTCCCCTGTAAAGTGTGCACAGCAGTAAAAGGACGGCTGTTTGAGTTCTGCTGGCAGTGCTCGAGGGAGTGGAAGGGTGCACGGCCTCGGAAAGACCGCTGTGGAAATCATGGCTGCTGCAACCCGTCACTAGAGACACTAAAAAAATGCCCAAATATCACTTTGTATTCAGTGAAGGAGTGTCCCTCTGTCCGTGCCTGTCCCACCTGTGGTTTGCTGTTGGAGCACAGCAAGAAGGCTTGCCCATCAGTTGATTGCCCTCGATGTGAtgtgacattttgttttgtgtgtctgaagCGCTCTGGCAAATGTCAGATGACCCGGTGCATTCCTGCCCCCAGACAGAAATCTATACCTGTTTGGAAGAAGAAATAA